One genomic segment of Helicoverpa zea isolate HzStark_Cry1AcR chromosome 22, ilHelZeax1.1, whole genome shotgun sequence includes these proteins:
- the LOC124641529 gene encoding reticulon-4-interacting protein 1, mitochondrial-like — MDELKHRAGEKLEALHVAAKTAADNGKSRVQDVVQTTVEAIQKIREAFHSVWHNELIAEGRERVAAWSEEAVRRIREGAPPLSPVLLYEELVALWQDRVWRRSMLIFACGAVVGGSAGVLVGLRLARRAPAGPHARALHSQADQSVILVEDAVAPGAGTGEVLVRVQAFSICTVDRGALRGRAHLLRSLLYRGHVTVGRGFAGVVLDVGQGVTDLEMGDEVWGCVSEWAGGAATELLTIRSTRVSKRPRGMAADTAASMPWAGGEALIALRKLAYTPENSKGKRVAVCGAASGEGCALVQLLSTWGVHVTVVAPRHAALTLKDLGAQDFVDIEGNRETGAWSSLEARARRTGPWDAVLACAAAELPPAALANKPALLKATAPRRAFLDIRPGPMITDRLPTPFAIIFATSFYTYRVLRWLVGCGSHTDWLEDRFRLREGLDTLTKLVERGALAPILDKVYLPQEFESALAHACSDDAIGTSVIRFP, encoded by the exons ATGGATGAATTGAAGCACAGAGCTGGTGAAAAACTCGAAGCACTGCAT GTAGCTGCCAAAACTGCAGCTGATAATGGAAAGTCCCGAGTTCAGGATGTCGTCCAGACTACAGTGGAAGCTATACAAAAG ATCCGCGAGGCGTTCCACAGCGTTTGGCACAACGAGCTGATCGCGGAGGGTCGCGAGCGCGTCGCCGCCTGGTCCGAGGAGGCGGTGCGACGCATACGTGAGGGTGCTCCGCCCTTGTCGCCGGTGCTGCTGTATGAAGAGCTGGTGGCGTTGTGGCAGGATAGAG TATGGCGCCGCAGCATGTTGATATTCGCGTGCGGCGCAGTAGTGGGCGGCAGCGCCGGCGTGCTCGTCGGGCTGCGCCTCGCCCGCCGCGCGCCCGCCGGCCCGCACGCGCGCGCGCTGCACTCGCAGGCCGACCAGTCTGTCATCCTGGTCGAAGACGCCGTGGCACCGG GTGCTGGAACAGGCGAAGTGCTAGTCCGTGTGCAAGCGTTCAGCATCTGCACAGTAGACCGAGGAGCGCTGCGCGGTCGAGCACACCTGCTGCGGTCGCTGCTGTACCGCGGCCATGTCACCGTGGGCAGGGGGTTCGCGG GTGTTGTACTGGACGTCGGTCAAGGCGTCACAGACTTGGAAATGGGCGACGAAGTGTGGGGTTGCGTCAGTGAATGGGCTGGTGGAGCGGCTACTGAACTGTTGACTATACGTAG TACTCGAGTGAGCAAGCGTCCCCGCGGCATGGCGGCTGACACGGCGGCGTCCATGCCCTGGGCCGGGGGCGAAGCCCTAATAGCGCTGCGAAAGCTTGCCTATACACCTGAGAATAGTAAGGGAAAACG CGTGGCAGTGTGCGGCGCGGCGAGCGGGGAGGGCTGCGCGCTGGTGCAGCTGCTGAGCACGTGGGGCGTGCACGTCACTGTCGTCGCGCCACGACACGCTGCGCTTACGCTGAAGGATCTGG GCGCGCAGGACTTCGTGGATATCGAGGGTAACCGCGAGACGGGCGCGTGGTCGAGCCTggaggcgcgggcgcggcgcacGGGCCCGTGGGACGCCGTGCTGGCCTGCGCCGCCGCCGAGCTGCCGCCAGCCGCGCTCGCTAATAAACCTGCGCTGCTCAA GGCGACAGCGCCGCGCCGAGCGTTCCTGGACATCCGGCCGGGCCCGATGATCACCGACCGCCTGCCGACGCCATTCGCTATCATATTCGCCACATCATTTTATACGTATAGGGTCCTAAGG TGGCTAGTAGGCTGTGGTTCGCACACAGACTGGCTAGAGGACAGATTCCGGCTGCGAGAGGGACTGGACACACTCACCAAGCTCGTGGAACGTGGGGCGTTGGCGCCTATACTTGATAAG GTGTATCTGCCACAAGAGTTCGAGAGTGCACTAGCACACGCGTGCAGCGACGATGCAATCGGCACTTCAGTCATACGCTTCCCGTAG